GTCCGGTTCTTTTGGAGTAGACATAAAGATCTGGGGATGGCGACACAAATATTGATAGAGTGTTGTTGTTCCCGATTTAGCTGCACCGATGATGATAAATTGGGGTTTAATCATTAGAAAACACCTCTGATCAAGAAATTACTGACTGTAGCTTATAGTGATTTCTGAACAAGTATTGGCACGATTTCTCAATTATAAAATTTGAGCAAAAGGCAATCCTAGACCTAGTTGATATCGCAACCCAAGTACCGTGATGAGTAAGAGTATCAACAATAAACTGGCCTCCAAATCTTGCTTAATTAGAGAAACTTTGTTTTTCCAAAGTCCATAATTAACGACTATATAGTAAGGAATATCATTACAAGTAATCGTAATAATAATTCCTAAAAAATTAAAATGTTTAAAAGACCAAGGTAACAAGATGATCATATAACAAAATTTTAAGAAGTATCCGATCGTAGAATATTGGGGTTTTCCCTGCGCATATAAAATTTTATCCAGAGTTGAACAAAGTACAATAGGCCATAATCCCAAAGAAAGGATAGGTAACATCCAGGCTGCTTCTTGATATCTATTATCATATAAAGCTAAAATAATGAGGTCTCCCAAGCCAAATAAAACGGTAATCAGTAAACTGAGTCCTATCAGGATAACCCAACGTTTTCTTAAAAGTTTTTTTCTTAAATCCTCCCTAGGAAGATCCATTTGTTTAGAAAAGACGGGAAAGAGAACTTGACTACTGATTTTGTTCATCAGTTGTCTTGGTAAGTCGGCTAAGGCATAAGCAACTGTATAGATGGCTAATGTTTCTAAGGATATTAATTTACCCAAAATAAGGCGATCACTTTGAGTTGCTAAAAAAGTCATTGCCGTGGAGAGAAAAATCCACCGACCAAAGGAAAAGATTTCCTCAAGGGCTTTTTTATCCCAAGCAAAACGGTTGGGACTGCCTTCATTCAAGAGATGACTTCTAATTAAACCCAAGAACGAACCGACAAGTGTTCCACTCATTAAAGCCCAGATTGTAGGATTAATCCAAGCCCAAATAATCATAATACTGAGGCTTGTAACTTGAACAAAAAAATCGTAGATGATCAGTCTATTTAATGCTAAGTTACGGTTTAAAGTTGCTAAAGCTGTTGAGTTAAAACCCGATAGAACTGTTCCAAAACCAATAATAGGCATAATCCACAACAGTTTGGGTTCATTATAGAATTGAGATGCAGACCCAGCAAGAAGGCAACATCCTACCCATAATGTAAAACCTCTGAACACTTGTAATGTCCAGGCTGTATTCAAAAAATCAGGATCATCTCCCCGTTGACTACGGATAATACTAGGGCGAATTCCAATATCTGAAAATAGGTTAAGACCTATAATAAAGGTATTAACTAATGCCATCAAACCAAATAATTCAGGGACTAGAAGACGAGTAAGGATTAGGTTTCCCCCAAATCGTAAGACTTGGCTACCTCCATAGCCGAAGAGAGTCCAAATTGTACCTTGAATTGCTTGTTTACTAAGAGATACCATGAGGATGTTAACCGTAAATAGGTTTTGGAAACAGGAGATTTAAAAATGTTAGCCTTTAGCATTGAGTGGGTTTGAAATACCTATCCTTATAAATTCCTTGGATCTGATGGTGCAATATCTTTATCCCTAAGTTCAAAATTATGAGCTAAAATGAGGTTATTCTAGGTCTATCTTTAGATAGAGTTGTGTACAATTTTTGACGTGAAACTTCAAATACTATAGTGTTTAGAATAGAACTACTTGAGGTAATTATGCCACGATTATAGATGAACTTTATCAAACTTTTACATTTTTCTTTAAAAAAGCAGAACTTCCTGTTTATAGTTTTACTTTCCGTGAAAAATATTTTACACATTGTCCTTAAAAAAAAAGGTACAGATGAACTGTACCCTTTTTTTGATGACTCTAAATTCAGGCTGTTATCCCGCTTTTTTGCCAATTCCCAGATGTTGTTTACTTTCTCGAAGTTGTTCCCATAAGGTTTCAATTTGTACATAAGATTCTTCTACCGAAAGTTTCCCACTGGTTTGCAAGCCAACAATAAAGTTGACCTTCTGAGCAAATTCCTGCAAATTAGCATTAAACACAACATTTTCAGGGGTTGCATTTCCTCGATAACGAGAACTCCAGTAAAACGAACCTCGGTTGGTCATCCTTTTTACTCTCCAGTGTACACCATTATTTATTTTGACATAAAATGTCAGATTTCAGAATTGATTTTAAAAGTATACCTTGATACTTTAATTATAGCCCTATTCAGTTCAGTTCTGAGAGTTAAACAAAATATAGTTATATGTCTTAAGATTGAAATTAATATTAAGAATTGAAGTGTTTAAGGTCATCTAAACAAAATGCTCTTTCAAGGCTGTTAAAAAAGATACAGCCCATTCCCCTTTTTTCCCCAATAGGATGCCGTTGAGCTACCTTCTACCTTCAATCACAACTTTTGTGGGATGTTATGATAGAACTAAGATGCTGGTATTGCACCAAATATTCTTCTAAAACTGCAAATTGGCTACAGTTGAGACTATAGTAAATCCATCGTCCTTCTTGACGACTCCGAACTAATCGTGCTTCTTTCAAAATTTTTAAGTGAAAAGACAATTTAGACTGAGGAACGTTTAATTGTTCACAGAGTTCGCACACACATAATTCTTGTTCCCGCAATAGTTCAATTACTTTCAAACGCAAAGAATCAGATAGCGCGTGGAAACCCCCGATTATTAGGGGGTTAGGGGTGGGAACTTCTGTTGACACAATCAACGGTTTTGCCATTATCAAGAAATCTCCTACATCTGCCATTATTGCTACCACTGATCAATTTTAAACGGCGATCTCAAAAATGGTACACATTAAACCGTTATTCCTTCTAATTCTTGTTCGGTTAAATCATACAGTGCTCTTAATTTTTCTAAAGTTTCTGCATCGGTTTCCCAAAATCCACGACCCTGCGCTTCTAACATTCGACCGACAATATTACGAAAAGCTTCGGGGTTTGCTTGTCTTAATTGATTAGCCCTTTTTTCATCTAACGCATAGGTTTTAGCAGCTTGATCATATACCCAATTTTCTTTAAAATTAGTTGTTCCTCCCCAACCCATTAATGCTGTCATTCGTTGAGAAATTTCATAAGCCCCTCCACTTCCTTGATTCACCATTGCATCTGCCCATTTAGGGTTTAATAATTTTGTTCGATATTCAATTCTTAATAAATCGTCTAATAGCCGAGGCGTTGTATCTTTAGAAAAACTTTCAATAAAATTAGCCTTGACTTTTTTACCTTGATGTTGTTCGGCTGCCCGTTTTAATCCTCCTGTATTGGCATAATATTCTTGAATATCTGTTAATCCATATTCAACAGAATCAATTTCTTGCACAATATTATCCATTGTGTTTAACAATTGAGTCATCACTTCCGGTCGAGCTTGTCCTTTATCTTGGCGACCATAACTAAAGACATTTCGCCCTTTCCAGGTGTTCGCTAATTCGTCCCCAGATTCCCAATTTCCATCTACAATTTGATCATTTACTAATGAACCAAAATCCCCCGATGGATTAGAAAATAAACGGGCTGAGGGGTTTTCTACACCTTGCGAT
Above is a window of Planktothrix sp. FACHB-1365 DNA encoding:
- a CDS encoding oligosaccharide flippase family protein, whose translation is MVSLSKQAIQGTIWTLFGYGGSQVLRFGGNLILTRLLVPELFGLMALVNTFIIGLNLFSDIGIRPSIIRSQRGDDPDFLNTAWTLQVFRGFTLWVGCCLLAGSASQFYNEPKLLWIMPIIGFGTVLSGFNSTALATLNRNLALNRLIIYDFFVQVTSLSIMIIWAWINPTIWALMSGTLVGSFLGLIRSHLLNEGSPNRFAWDKKALEEIFSFGRWIFLSTAMTFLATQSDRLILGKLISLETLAIYTVAYALADLPRQLMNKISSQVLFPVFSKQMDLPREDLRKKLLRKRWVILIGLSLLITVLFGLGDLIILALYDNRYQEAAWMLPILSLGLWPIVLCSTLDKILYAQGKPQYSTIGYFLKFCYMIILLPWSFKHFNFLGIIITITCNDIPYYIVVNYGLWKNKVSLIKQDLEASLLLILLLITVLGLRYQLGLGLPFAQIL
- a CDS encoding helix-turn-helix transcriptional regulator — its product is MAKPLIVSTEVPTPNPLIIGGFHALSDSLRLKVIELLREQELCVCELCEQLNVPQSKLSFHLKILKEARLVRSRQEGRWIYYSLNCSQFAVLEEYLVQYQHLSSIITSHKSCD